A genomic stretch from Onychostoma macrolepis isolate SWU-2019 chromosome 02, ASM1243209v1, whole genome shotgun sequence includes:
- the LOC131528738 gene encoding polymeric immunoglobulin receptor-like: MGQAQRATQSRRRDEQLSDQTSSIAVPLSEGGGAILRRVGSTTAKGLRPCSECPGHGLPETGKIKPQRVLSAPREPACPDSLTGITENEVIHRPKCTTGSTSRVLTVQTGGSLIIPCYYDSKYTEHKKYWCFDAKSAFNYCSILAYANETKEKVSVLDHPDQSFFTVTMRNLKYEDTGAYWCAVEIGGIFEPDEKEHLHLTVQSVPDVSVVSSSVSGREGGDLSVQCFYSSGCQNVVKRWCRYKDQSCYPVRSSSVQISDDGRRSFTVLMTGLRLTDSGWYFCSAGDQQAFVQLDVTENPQVSVFTVTESKPAAVATEGFGRNNRDANTISSTTPVSVNTNQTDSSEEQQNKLYLHLEAWIPAVVLLMVIAVSVILLRKKCYRNDTHVSN, encoded by the exons ATGGGCCAGGCCCAGAGAGCCACCCAGTCCAG GCGAAGAGATGAACAGCTGTCTGACCAAACCTCTTCCATAGCAGTTCCGCTGTCTGAGGGTGGAGGTGCCATTCTCCGTAGAGTGGGTTCCACCACGGCAAAAGGACTGCGCCCCTGTTCAGAATGCCCGGGACATGGGTTGCCC GAGACAGGAAAGATTAAGCCCCAGCGCGTGCTCTCTGCACCAAGAGAGCCCGCTTGTCCGGACAGTTTGACGGGCATTACGGAGAACGAGGTCATTCACC GTCCTAAGTGCACAACAGGATCAACAAGCAGAGTGTTGACGGTTCAGACTGGAGGATCGCTCATTATTCCATGTTATTATGACAGTAAATACACTGAACACAAGAAATACTGGTGCTTTGATGCCAAGTCAGCATTCAATTACTGCAGTATTCTGGCATATGCTAATGAAACCAAAGAAAAAGTGTCGGTACTTGATCATCCAGATCAGAGTTTCTTTACTGTGACTATGAGAAACCTTAAGTATGAAGACACTGGAGCTTATTGGTGTGCTGTGGAGATTGGAGGAATATTTGAACCAGATGAGAAAGAGCACCTTCATCTGACAGTTCAATCAG tTCCTGATGTGTCTGTGGTGAGCAGCAGTGTATCTGGACGTGAAGGTGGTGATCTCAGTGTTCAGTGTTTCTACAGTTCTGGATGTCAGAATGTAGTCAAACGGTGGTGCAGATATAAAGATCAGAGCTGTTACCCAGTGAGGAGTTCATCAGTCCAGATCAGTGATGATGGGAGAAGATCCTTCACTGTGCTGATGACTGGACTGAGACTGACTGATTCTGGCTGGTACTTCTGCTCTGCAGGAGATCAACAGGCTTTTGTACAACTTGATGTCACTG AAAATCCACAGGTTTCTGTTTTCACTGTGACTGAATCAAAACCAG CAGCTGTGGCCACGGAAGGATTTGGGAGAAACAA CAGAGATGCAAATACTATCTCATCTACAACACCTGTTTCAGTTAACACCAATCAAACAGACAGCAGTGAAGAGCAGCAGAATAA GCTTTATTTGCATCTGGAGGCGTGGATTCCAGCGGTTGTGCTGTTGATGGTGATTGCCGTGTCAGTCATACTGCTGAGAAAGAAGTGCT ACAGAAATGACACCCACGTGAGCAACTGA
- the LOC131528746 gene encoding polymeric immunoglobulin receptor-like, with product MCPECCTGSASRVLTVQTGGSLIIPCYYDSKYTEHKKYWCFDAKSALNYCSILAYANETKEKMSVLDHPDQSFFTVTMRNLQYEDTGAYWCAVEIGGIFEPDEKEQLYLTVQSVPDVSVVSSSVSGREGGDLSVQCFYSSEYQNKVKQWCRYKDQSCYTVGRTNTSQSSSVQISDDGRRSFTVLMTGLRLTDSGWYFCSAGDQQAFVQLTVAVSDVLLKDPRVPVLTVTEPKQVIQIELIKSLTGYDKIIIKHFFFCIFHHCKLTHICHFS from the exons ATGT gtCCTGAATGCTGCACAGGATCAGCAAGCAGAGTGTTGACGGTTCAGACTGGAGGATCACTCATTATTCCATGTTATTATGACAGTAAATACACTGAACACAAGAAATACTGGTGCTTTGATGCCAAGTCAGCATTGAATTACTGCAGTATTCTGGCATATGCTAATGAAACCAAAGAAAAAATGTCGGTACTTGATCATCCAGATCAGAGTTTCTTTACTGTGACTATGAGAAACCTTCAGTATGAAGACACTGGAGCTTATTGGTGTGCTGTGGAGATTGGAGGAATATTTGAACCAGATGAGAAAGAGCAGCTTTATCTGACAGTTCAATCAG ttcCTGATGTGTCTGTGGTGAGCAGCAGTGTATCTGGACGTGAAGGTGGTGATCTCAGTGTTCAGTGTTTCTACAGTTCTGAATATCAGAATAAAGTCAAACAGTGGTGCAGATATAAAGATCAGAGCTGTTACACAGTGGGGAGGACTAACACATCCCAGAGTTCATCAGTCCAGATCAGTGATGATGGGAGAAGATCCTTCACTGTGCTGATGACTGGACTGAGACTGACTGATTCTGGCTGGTACTTCTGCTCTGCTGGAGATCAACAGGCCTTTGTTCAACTCACAGTCGCTG tttctgaTGTCCTTCTCAAGGATCCACGTGTTCCTGTTTTGACTGTGACTGAACCAAAACAAGTAATACAGATTGAATTGATAAAAAGTTTGACTGGTTAtgacaaaattataataaaacatttttttttctgcatttttcacCACTGCAAATTAACGCATATATGTCACTTTTCGTGA
- the pigr gene encoding polymeric immunoglobulin receptor, with amino-acid sequence MRESDGLLTSAMILPLLLIVFLLPGRLCTVSTVGDVSVLEGESVTVPCHYNPQYISHVKYWCQGRMREFCTSLARTDDPDSAPNGKGRVTIADDPTQHVFTVSMRNLTEEDSGWYWCGVELGGMWVSDSTASLYISVIHGMSAVSSMLSADEGSSVTVECLYSINLRSSEKRWCRSGNWNSCVVTDSEGTFSSRKVFIHDDRNSMFTVTIQQLEMKDSGWYWCGAGQQQVAVHVLVTAQTTTLSTASPIQNLRTTVRSTSVMSSNDPHSRPVWEFPLVVCGVMLLVMTAFLALWKLRQLYKKKQIHRGTNEMNDNLTMCPWREGDYKNASVIFLNAPAQAQVL; translated from the exons ATGAGGGAGTCCGATGGTTTGTTAACCTCAGCGATGATTCTTCCGCTACTTCTAATCGTTTTTCTTCTGCCAG GTCGTCTCTGCACAGTGAGCACTGTAGGAGATGTGTCTGTGCTGGAGGGTGAGTCCGTCACTGTCCCGTGTCACTATAACCCGCAGTACATCAGTCACGTGAAGTACTGGTGTCAGGGCCGGATGAGGGAGTTCTGCACGAGCCTCGCGCGCACCGATGACCCGGACTCAGCCCCTAACGGGAAGGGAAGGGTGACGATCGCGGATGACCCCACTCAGCACGTGTTCACCGTCAGCATGCGCAACCTGACGGAGGAGGACTCGGGCTGGTACTGGTGCGGGGTGGAGCTCGGGGGAATGTGGGTGTCTGACAGCACTGCCTCCCTTTATATCAGCGTCATTCACG GTATGTCAGCGGTGAGCAGTATGCTGAGTGCAGATGAAGGCAGCAGCGTCACTGTTGAATGTCTCTACAGTATAAACCTCAG GTCCAGTGAGAAGCGGTGGTGTCGCAGTGGGAACTGGAACTCCTGCGTGGTGACGGACTCTGAAGGAACGTTCAGCAGCAGGAAAGTCTTCATCCACGATGACAGGAACAGCATGTTCACCGTGACGATACAGCAGCTGGAGATGAAAGACTCGGGCTGGTACTGGTGTGGAGCCGGTCAGCAGCAGGTGGCTGTTCATGTGTTGGTCACAGCACAAACCACAACAC TGAGCACAGCATCTCCCATCCAGAATCTGAGGACAACAGTCAGAAGTACATCTGTAATGAGCTCAAATGACCCTCACAG TCGTCCTGTTTGGGAGTTTCCTCTTGTGGTGTGTGGGGTCATGCTGCTCGTCATGACTGCGTTTTTAGCACTTTGGAAGTTACGGCAACTGTATA AGAAAAAGCAGATACATCGAGGGACAAATGAAATGAACGATAATCTTACA ATGTGTCCTTGGAGAGAAGGAGACTATAAGAACGCCTCAGTGATTTTCCTGAACGCTCCAGCTCAGGCCCAGGTGCTCTAA
- the dad1 gene encoding dolichyl-diphosphooligosaccharide--protein glycosyltransferase subunit DAD1 — MSNSVFSVISRFVEEYRSSTPNKLKMIDAYLLYILLTGVFQFLYCLLVGTFPFNSFLSGFISCVGSFILAVCLRIQINPQNKRDFLTVSPERAFADFLFAHTVLHLVVVNFVG, encoded by the exons ATGTCTAATTCGGTGTTTTCAGTTATATCGCGTTTTGTGGAGGAGTACAGGAGCAGCACACCGAATAAGCTGAAGATGATCGACGCGTATCTGCTGTATATTTTGCTGACCGGAGtgtttcagttcctgtattgtctgCTGGTGGGAACCTTTCCCTTCAACAGCTTCTTATCTGGATTCATTTCGTGTGTGGGATCCTTCATACTGGCTG TCTGTCTTCGCATCCAGATCAACCCTCAGAATAAAAGAGATTTCCTGACCGTGTCTCCTGAGAGAGCGTTCGCTGATTTCCTCTTTGCTCACACTGTTCTGCATCTAGTGGTCGTCAATTTTGTTGGCTGA